In Pseudoliparis swirei isolate HS2019 ecotype Mariana Trench chromosome 11, NWPU_hadal_v1, whole genome shotgun sequence, a genomic segment contains:
- the ipcef1 gene encoding interactor protein for cytohesin exchange factors 1 encodes MAADDYNPVSLRHKPKRKTRGGNGMMSRRRISVKELGPPDHQGWLYRKKEGKGFLGIKWKKYWFVLKKTALYWYANQLAEKAEGYIDLANFMIDRAIECKKKHALKACHPNVMMFYFAAESHEEMNMWLNKLGLASIQYESTERNTAVECYSEASDHEEAESTEIPPPPYSEQTLRDSVDASGPPGSTHQGTLPPPYSSTVAGKANGSLSSPVSTMTSESSTSSSLAKHRQSWLDLVSQASPPAAETAVVCSVQVHSHRPPPPQQQQKTEEEEEDPQLPESSSHPDPSETGSSEEGPAAEGEAHMGVSGAESEGDGANGSDEMEKLYIHLKAANLSPIGDRKPSTKREFRASFVRRCKNHTVNEKLHLIRTLNSTLKSKEADLHALDKVLADLGLTSTKFREWKEVNATLMQEICEKQDQQGAAEATKAAASVVAAPVVETSL; translated from the exons ATGGCTGCCGATGACTACAACCCT GTCTCCCTCCGACACAAGCCCAAGAGGAAGACTCGAGGCG GCAATGGTATGATGAGCAGACGACGGATCTCGGTCAAAGAGCTCGGCCCCCCGGACCACCAGGGCTGGCTGTACAGGAAGAAAGAGGGCAAGGGCTTCCTAGGCATCAAATGGAAGAAGTACTGGTTTGTGCTGAAGAAGACGGCTCTGTACTGGTACGCCAACCAGCTG GCGGAGAAGGCCGAAGGCTACATCGACCTCGCCAACTTCATGATCGACAGAGCCATCGAGTGCAAGAAGAAACA TGCGTTGAAAGCGTGCCACCCAAACGTCATGATGTTTTATTTTGCCGCCGAGAGCCACGAGGAGATGAACAT GTGGTTGAATAAGCTCGGGCTGGCCTCCATTCAATACGAGTCGACAGAGCGAAACACTGCAGTCG AGTGTTACAGTGAAGCCAGCGACCATGAAGAAGCTGAGAGCACAGAGATCCCCCCTCCACCGTACTCTGAACAAACCCTGCGGGACTCCGTGGATGCATCCGGTCCCCCTGGAAGCACGCATCAG GGCACCCTTCCTCCCCCCTACTCCTCCACAGTCGCCGGCAAAGCCAACGGTTCGCTGTCGTCCCCCGTCAGTACGATGACGTCAGagagctccacctcctcctcgctcGCCAAGCACCGGCAGTCCTGGTTGGACCTGGTGTCGCAAGCGTCGCCTCCCGCCGCGGAAACGGCGGTGGTGTGCTCGGTTCAAGTGCACTCGCATcgacctcctcctccgcagcagcagcagaagacggaggaggaggaggaggacccccAGTTGCCGGAGAGCTCGTCTCACCCGGACCCTTCGGAGACGGGGTCTAGTGAGGAAGGCCCCGCCGCGGAGGGGGAGGCGCACATGGGGGTTTCGGGGGCTGAAAGCGAGG GGGATGGTGCAAACGGCTCAGACGAGATGGAGAAGCTTTATATTCATCTAAAAGCGGCCAACCTCTCCCCAATAGGAGACCGCAAACCATCCACCAAAAGGGAATTCAGGGCCTCCTTTGTGAGACGCTGTAAAAACCACACTGTCAATGAAAAACTGCACCTCATCAGGACTCTCAACAGCACATTAAAG TCGAAGGAGGCCGACCTGCATGCACTAGACAAGGTGCTGGCGGACCTGGGGCTCACCTCGACAAAGTTCCGGGAGTGGAAGGAGGTCAATGCGACTTTGATGCAGGAGATCTGTGAGAAgcaggaccagcagggggcagcagaggccACGAAAGCTGCAGCGTCAGTCGTTGCTGCTCCAGTGGTCGAGACCAGTTTATAA